DNA sequence from the Rhizoctonia solani chromosome 14, complete sequence genome:
AGCCCATGGCCAGGTTCTGAAATATTCGAGTTCCATAACGTATGTGCCTCAAACAAGATGTTCCCAGCATCGCTATCTACTTTATACCATCCATCAAGCGGAATTTGACCTTGAATCTTTAGGTGGCTTTGAAAATTGACCGAGGAAACGGGCAGACATGTCCGACTATCGGTCTTGAAGCCGAGCTTCGTGCTTCTAAACACGCAATCTGCTGGCGGATCATTAGTATTGAGATTACCCTAACTGCTTATACCGTAGAAACCACTCCTAAAGTCTGGGGGCATCCATAAACTAAACCCCCGGATCCGTGAGTCTCTGCATGTATTTCGCTTCCCACGCGCACCAATGGGTCAGCAGTTACAGAGATTGGGCTGTATTACAGGTTACGCAGGGGATCGAAGCCCGTATTAGAAACTTAGAAATTTACTAGGAAAGAGCGACTTGACACGTAAAATATCCACTGATAGATGCACACTTATTTGTGACACACATAGACGaagtgcatatatatagtaaCTTCCACGACGGCAAGCAGCTTGCTTCTCGGAAACTTTCAACACTACCATATAAGAACTAAGCTGGGATGAATCTTCATATGAAATGGCAATCAGCCTATCTGGTTGCTTGCTAAATTGATTCTGGGGCGTAAATCGGGGGCTATCCCAGCGAGCGAGCCAAGTTACGGGTGGGCGCCTCGTACCTAAACACACATTTTTCGGATTTTGGCCTATAGCGGAACCGTGCAACTCCCTGTCTGTTTTCGTGTTTTATTAACCAGCACGACCCAGGAGCAGCTACAAATCAACTACCAGCTTTAACTAAAGATTAGACACAGGTGTGGGAAAGGCTTAGTCATAAGTGTGAAAGCTTAGATAATCAGATTCCACCCACCTGAACCCATGTTGAGTGAGTAGGGTGCTGGTGGTATGATTGCCTATGGCGGAGGAAAAATCAGGTAATCGTACCATGCTATCCGTGGGCCCGTAAAATATTTCTATGTCCTATCATCACGGAAGTATGATGGGTCGGAAAAGCTTGCTTATGATAAATAAACGGTCTATACCTCCGCTCAAGTCGTGGTATTCATTCCCTTTAATATATTCACCCAAGTTTTGAATCAGTGTTGCATGAACAGTTCTACTTGCCGTATCCCGAGCTATAGTACGCATACACCGCACGACTCCCAAGGATGGACGAGCCACCGAGCAAATGCCCACCACATAGCCAGCAGTTAATTGGTGCAGTGCCCAAAGTTCGATCACCTTCGTCCCTGGTATCTATAACATGGCGCAAGAATAAGTCGGAATTGACTGCTGCGAGTAGTTTCCCACGAGCGATTGAGGTGTCACGATGGGTTCGCTTGAGCCAAGGTTTCCGTTTCCACAATCTGTCTAGTGTATATCCGATTGTGAGATTCGCTTCGGAATGTCTTGGCAGGTCCTACACCCGAGATACTGCATTTTGTCAACACAAAGGCTCACCAACTGGAAGTTCTACTTACCGATATGCGGACCTATGGACACGAAGCCGCCGGCTAGTGATCATGATTTGGTACTAGCGTCACTATTTAGGGTGGAATAAAGACCAGTGATCCGGGATCATAAAAGCATATGTGCTCATGACAATAGTGTGCTTTTGAAGAGCATCTTGAACTTCATTATTGCCTTTTGTGCGCCATCCGGCCAGGTCAATCCACGATTATCAGCCATAAAACAAATTCCTACTTGTTGTTGGTTGAGTGTTTTGACTTTGAGCTTGCGATAGAGAGATCGTGGATAGCAAGATAAAAACCATTTATATCTTATAGTTAATTACCAATCACACTTCTATGCATTTCTATTAGCAATCCCTGGGGACGATCTTTGTATATCAATAGCTTAGCCTGGTCCATTTATGCGACTATGCGCACCTCAAATTAGCTTCAACAAGCAACTGGTGTGCTACTCAGTCTGAGATTTGTCGGCCTGTGTGAGACAATCGATGGTTTCAAGCACTTGATAGATACCTAAAACTCCAAAATGCCGGGAAGCCCTTGCGAAGCTGAAGAATCTGGTCCCACCGTCAAGCTTTGACATGTCCCTAGGGGGAGTTCTGTCTGACTACAGTACCCCTAAGAATACACGAGGGAGTGTCAAAAGCGAAATTCCTTACTTTTCTTCTGGGTGAAGAAGGCTTCAAGCTTGCGTTACCTCTTTGTAGCTCAGATCCCGTTCAAATGAAATTGTAACAGTAGCACCATTGTGGAAGCGAACGTCATGTTCTCTCTCATTCCACAATGATAAGCGGTAAAGCCAATGTCCATCATATTCTTCAAAATGAAGGTTCCTTTGAAGGTAAAAATAAATAGAACACGAGAAGTAGCGCAAATCGTTGTTGATAAGCCACATGTGCTACAGCACAGTCATTGAATGAGAATTACGCAATTGGCTGTCATGAGCGTCAAGCTATGGGAGTGTGAAAATATAGGACCAAGCCGGAAACATATGAGGGATATCTCGGGAGAAATATGGGACATTCCGGAGTCAAGAAGAGGATAAAGACATCGCGGATGACATTGAACGAGGGAGGATGGGAGTGAATAACGGCGCTTGGCATCCCTACCACATAGAACCTCGATATTCTGAACTGTCGCGCTTTCGGAAATAGAGAAGCGGAATCCGCGGCGGGCGGAAAAGATACGCGGATGTGGACATGTGGGCTGGATGAGGAGCCGGCGGTGGGTGTATGCATATGTGGGGGATGGGAACGGGGTCCGGTCGTTCCCGAAGGAATGGCACGTGTGGGGTTCGATCGCGGTCACACGCCTCGAGATTCACATTTGGCCTAGTTGTCGAGCGTGATGACCGACAAGATATAATGCACAAGCCAACCGCTCTCAAGGTTCACTCACACCTTGCTGCGGCTATCTTTTCTCATCACCACCATCACTTATCAGAACATCAAACGCCAGCCTGCTCCGCCCGGATAGAAATAGCTCAAATTCAAACAGATTAGTTGTGAGTACGCGTGCTTGGGAAGCTCGCATCACTTCATCACTTCCGAAAGACATCTCCTTCCGTCCCGTGCAGTATATAACTAAATAGACTGTCAGACTCATCTCTCCACCACCCCACCCCACTCCACCCCACCACTCTGCAACTATGACCGCTGAAGATACCGTTCACGAGGTCCACGACGTCGCCCCTCGCCTGAAGGGTACTGATGGCCGCCCCAAGCCCCATGTCGGCCCCGGCTTGGACGATTATAAGGCGGTCCATTCCAAGACTGTCGGTGATGGCTCGGATGAATGGTGGGCAAAGGTGAGACAGCGCGCTTCGATGCGGAGCTATGACTAATGGTAACTTAGACCGCGAAAGAAACCCTCTACTGGCATCGTCAATTTGAGACCGTTCGCGCCGGTTCTTTCGAAAATGGTGACATTGCATGGTTCCCCGAAGGCGGACTCAATGCCTCCTACAACTGCCTTGACCGTTGGGCATTTAAGAACCCAGACAAGGTGCGTATTCCACGCGAAACCTAATTTATGTCGGTACTAATGCCACTTCCCAGCCTGCAATCATCTACGAAGCCGATGAGCCCGGTGAGGGTGTCATCGTGACCTATGCCGAACTCCTCCGTGAGACATGCAGGATTGCCAACGTGCTCAAGGAATTCGGTGTTCGCAAGGGCGATACTGTCAGCATTTACCTTCCTATGACTTGGCACGCTGCCGCTGCCTTCCTCGCTTGTGCTCGTATCGGCGCGATCCACAGCGTCATCTTCGCTGGTTTCAGTGCTGAGTCGCTCCGTGATCGCGTCGTGGACTGCGGATCGCGTGTAGTGATCACCACCGATGAAGGTCGCCGTGGTGGAAAGACCATCGCGACCAAGGCAATCGTCGATGCTGCCCTCAAAGGTGTCCCGAGTGTCGAGCACGTCTTGGTACTCAAGCGCACCGGCGGCGAGGTGAACATGGTCGAAGGACGCGACAAGTGGTGGCATGAGGAGGCTGCAAAGGTTCCTGCTTTCTGCCCTCCCGAGATCGTGAGCTCTGAAGATCCCCTCTTCATCCTCTACACTTCGGGTTCGACTGGTCGCCCCAAGGGTGTCGTCATGTAAGTTCTCCGTTCCTCTCTATTCAACCCGGGACTTAATGATTCTCGGTTAGACCACTGGCGGGTACCTCCTTGGTGCAGCACTCACCGTCAAATATGTCTTCGATGTGCACCCAGAAGATAAGTTCGCCTGCATGGCCGACATCGGTTGGATCACTGGGCACACCTACATCATCTATGGTCCTCTCTCAATGGTGTCACTACAACCGTATTCGAGAGCACTCCTGTCTACCCCACCCCCTCGCGCTACTGGGATGTCGTCCAACGCCACAAGATCACCCAATTCTACACTTCTCCTACTGCCATCCGTCTCCTCCGTCGCTTGGGCGAACACCATTTCGAGGGTTATGATCTCAGCACACTGAGGGTCCTTGGATCCGTCGGTGAGCCCATCAATCCCGAGGCATGGCACTGGTACAACGAAAACGTCGGTAAGAAGCAGTGCGCGATTGTCGATACCTTCTGGTAAGTCAAACACGCTTCGTATGCGGGGCAAAGAGTATTTGACTGATCCATAATGTACACCCAAAAGGCAAACCGAAACCGGCTCGATCGTAGTTACCCCGCTCCCGGGAGCCGTTCCGACCAAGCCTGGATCCGCAACCGTTCCATTCTGGGGTGTCGATCCTGTGATTTTGGACCCGGTATCCGGCAAGGAACTCGAGGGCAACAATGTTGAGGGTGTGTTGTGCATCCGCAAGCCTTGGCCATCGATTGCCCGTTCGGTGTACAAGGACCATGGGCGGTACTTGGATACGTATCTCAAGGTGAGCCGAGAGCGATATTAAATCGTGCAATTTCGGGGCTAATCAATCATATGTGATAGCCGTACCCCGGATTCTACTTCACCGGCGACGGCGCCGCTCGCGACCAAGACGGCTACATCTGGATCAAGGGCGTGTCGATGGTGCGTTTCCCCCCACTCACCTCGCTTGATCTGACTTTAATGTAGATGTCATCAACGTATCTGGTCATCGTCTCTCGACTGCTGAAATCGAGTCTGCGCTCATTATGCACGCCGGTGTGGCCGAGACTGCTGTTATCGGAACTGCGGACGAGTTGACTGGTCAAGCCGTCCACTCGTTTGTTACGCTCAAGCCGTACGCTCCCATTCCATCTCACCCAATGCTGATTGATTCTGATCATAAAAAATTATTAGTGAATTCGAGTACGATCCCTCGCAGAGCGGAGCGCTCATCAAGGAACTCACTCTTCAAGTCCGCAAAGTCATCGGTCCTTTCGCTGCCCCCAAGCAGATTTACATTGTCAATGACCTCCCTAAGACTCGCTCCGGAAAGGTGCGCCcattctctttctctcttctACTCGCACTAACCCTTTGCCTACCAGATTATGCGCCGTGTAATGCGCA
Encoded proteins:
- a CDS encoding AMP binding enzyme, which codes for MTAEDTVHEVHDVAPRLKGTDGRPKPHVGPGLDDYKAVHSKTVGDGSDEWWAKTAKETLYWHRQFETVRAGSFENGDIAWFPEGGLNASYNCLDRWAFKNPDKPAIIYEADEPGEGVIVTYAELLRETCRIANVLKEFGVRKGDTVSIYLPMTWHAAAAFLACARIGAIHSVIFAGFSAESLRDRVVDCGSRVVITTDEGRRGGKTIATKAIVDAALKGVPSVEHVLVLKRTGGEVNMVEGRDKWWHEEAAKVPAFCPPEIVSSEDPLFILYTSGSTGRPKGVVIPLAVRLHGRHRLDHWAHLHHLWSSLNGVTTTVFESTPVYPTPSRYWDVVQRHKITQFYTSPTAIRLLRRLGEHHFEGYDLSTLRVLGSVGEPINPEAWHWYNENVGKKQCAIVDTFWQTETGSIVVTPLPGAVPTKPGSATVPFWGVDPVILDPVSGKELEGNNVEGVLCIRKPWPSIARSVYKDHGRYLDTYLKPYPGFYFTGDGAARDQDGYIWIKGVSMVHVINVSGHRLSTAEIESALIMHAGVAETAVIGTADELTGQAVHSFVTLKPEFEYDPSQSGALIKELTLQVRKVIGPFAAPKQIYIVNDLPKTRSGKIMRRVMRKIVAGEADQLGDLSTLADPSVVDQIKEQVEKAPKK